A genomic segment from Colletotrichum higginsianum IMI 349063 chromosome 5, whole genome shotgun sequence encodes:
- a CDS encoding Parasitic phase-specific protein PSP-1 yields MSRLPDGLIAFGPQANCTLELCPIEWSVLRYQPSIPASGIFIALFALGLIVHAVQGIRWRTWGFMASMIAGCVLEIVGYVGRLFIHDNPFDFEGFLMQIICITIAPVFFSAAIYVLLSQTINFLDRSISRFSPRMYYWTFIPLDVVSLVLQAVGGALSSVSTTIEAVDRGVNISLAGLVLQVASMLVFCSLFADYIATYTRSRTRPPMGPRLKVFLLFLGLGTLFILLRCVYRIVELHEGYFSHWFRDQTLFIALESAVMVLAVFSLSIGHPGLAFNRREGGKPGAINFQGASRGEMTDSVQMNSANKGERDRN; encoded by the exons ATGAGTCGACTCCCCGACGGTCTGATTGCCTTCGGGCCCCAGGCCAACTGCACACTCGAGCTCTGCCCGATAGAATGGAGCGTTCTTCGCTACCAGCCCTCCATCCCCGCCAGCGGCATCTTCATCGCACTCTTCGCCTTGGGATTGATTGTTCATGCGGTTCAAGGCATCAGATGGAGAACGTGGGGGTTCATGGCTAGCATGATTGCGGGCTGCGTCTTGGAAATTGTCGGTTACGTGGGGCGACTCTTCATCCACGACAACCCGTTCGACTTTGAAGGGTTCCTCATGCAGATCA TCTGTATCACGATAGCCCCggtcttcttctcggccgctATCTACGTCCTTCTCTCTCAAAC GATTAATTTTCTCGACCGATCAATCTCACGCTTCTCTCCTCGCATGTATTACTGGACCTTCATTCCGTTGGACGTGGTTTCTCTCGTTCTGCAGGCTGTGGGTGGCGCGTTGTCGTCGGTCAGCACAACCATCGAGGCCGTGGACCGGGGCGTCAACATCTCACTCGCCGGGCTGGTGTTACAGGTCGCCTCGATGCTGGTTTTCTGCTCCCTGTTTGCAGACTACATCGCCACGTACACCCGCTCAAGAACTCGCCCCCCCATGGGACCGAGGCTCAAGGTGTTTTTGCTctttctcggcctcggtaCTCTCTTTATTCTTCTTCGATGTGTCTACCGCATCGTAGAGCTGCACGAGGGTTACTTCAGTCACTGGTTCCGAGACCAGACCCTGTTCATTGCATTGGAGTCGGC TGTCATGGTCTTGGCCGTATTCAGTCTCAGTATTGGCCACCCTGGCCTCGCTTTCAACCGGAGAGAGGGCGGAAAACCAGGTGCGATCAACTTTCAAGGCGCCTCTCGTGGTGAAATGACGGACAGCGTTCAGATGAACAGTGCGAACAAAGGAGAAAGGGACAGGAACTAG
- a CDS encoding Glutamyl-tRNA(Gln) amidotransferase subunit A, mitochondrial, translated as MHPSIDSSPKALAPRLQPLQAYDAATDAPLTNRDAATTFKLAVKDNIATHGLPTTCSSAILSSHKSPYEATIVRQLRDRGAHVVGKTNMDEFGMGSHSLNSVHGPVLNPLSATPTSAGGSSGGSAVAVQTGEADVALGTDTGGSIRLPAAYCGVVGYKPSYGMLSRFGVVPYANSLDTVGLLAREVGVIEDLMFSTGLDGEHDAQDPTSLSESFRKRQQAQGGTDRRSRLRIGIPIEYNIEELDPQIRTAWSDAADLLQQSGIDVVPVSLPSTKHALSAYYVIAPAEASSNLAKFDGVRYGTRGDESDGAGEVLYSKTRGLGFGDEVRRRILLGSYSLSSEAMDNYFLQAQRVRRLVQRDFDRVFRRPNPLYDERQFDLSDMGDGVELQDKLGPSQVDFLLCPTAPTFAPRIDEVRRQTPVQVYMNDVFTVPASLAGLPAVSIPKKVESHDAEADESRKVAGLQLIGQYWDDRRLLGVAKDLLRRFSA; from the exons ATGCATCCCTCAATTGACTCGTCACCAAAGGCGCTCGCGCCACGACTTCAACCACTTC AAGCCTATGATGCGGCGACAGATGCTCCTCTGACGAATCGCGATGCCGCCACGACGTTCAAGCTAGCAGTCAAGGACAACATCGCGACCCACGGCCTACCGACGACATGCTCCTCGGCCATCCTCTCTTCCCACAAGAGTCCCTACGAGGCCACCATTGTGCGCCAACTCCGAGACCGAggcgcccacgtcgtcggcaaGACAAACATGGATGAGTTCGGCATGGGATCGCACTCTCTGAACTCGGTCCATGGGCCGGTGCTGAACCCGCTGTCCGCGACCCCCACCTCGGCTGGTGGAAGCTCCGGAGGaagcgccgtcgccgtccagacgggcgaggccgacgtcgcgCTAGGAACAGACACGGGCGGGTCGATTCGTCTCCCCGCGGCATACTGCGGCGTTGTGGGATATAAGCCTTCCTATGGCATGCTCTCTAGGTTCGGCGTAGTGCCGTATGCCAACTCGCTCGACACCGTTGGCCTGCTCGCGCGGGAGGTGGGCGTCATTGAGGATCTGATGTTCAgcaccggcctcgacggggaGCACGACGCCCAGGACCCGACGTCCTTATCGGAGAGTTTCAGAAAGAGGCAGCAAGCACAGGGAGGGACAGACCGTCGCTCGCGCCTCAGGATCGGCATCCCCATCGAGTACAAcatcgaggagctggaccCGCAGATCAGAACCGCGTGGTCTGACGCCGCAGACCTCCTCCAGCAATccggcatcgacgtcgtcccCGTGTCCCTCCCGTCAACCAAGCACGCGCTCTCAGCGTACTATGTCATCGCGCCCGCCGAGGCCTCGTCGAACCTCGCCAAGTTTGACGGCGTCCGGTACGGCACgcgcggcgacgagagcgacggcgcgggcgaggtgCTCTACTCCAAGACGCgcggcctcggcttcggcgacgaggtgAGGCGGCGCATCCTCCTCGGGTCCTACAGCCTCAGCTCCGAGGCCATGGACAACTACTTCCTCCAGGCGCAGCGCGTGCGCAGGCTCGTGCAGCGCGACTTCGACCGCGTCTTCCGCCGGCCCAACCCGCTGTACGACGAGCGCCAGTTCGACCTGAGCGAcatgggcgacggcgtcgagctgcaGGACAAGCTCGGGCCGTCCCAGGTCGACTTCCTGCTGTGTcccacggcgccgacgttTGCGCCGCGGATCGACGAGGTCCGCCGCCAGACGCCCGTGCAGGTGTACATGAACGATGTCTTCACCGTCCCCGCGAGCCTGGCCGGTCTGCCGGCCGTCAGCATCCCAAAAAAGGTCGAGTCGCACGATGCAGAGGCAGACGAGAGCCGCAAGGTGGCAGGGCTTCAGCTGATCGGCCAGTACTGGGACGACAGGCGACTGCTCGGCGTGGCCAAGGATCTCCTACGTCGTTTCTCCGCATGA
- a CDS encoding PRP38 family protein — translation MSKPDLVYADERRFLDERGSSASLAPNGENPATIMEKAVRERIVDSYFYKEQCFAVNEADIVDRVVEHVTFVGGTYGVTQKPTPFLCLAFKLLQLAPSDDVLEAYLGLGGEKFKYLRALACFYVRMTRKARDVYLLLEPFLEDRRKLRRKGRQGTSLTYMDDFVDDLLTKTRVCATSFRELPKRSDLVDLDELEERISPLGDIDELLEEEDEREAKEREEADARENGADESDGEIVEDRSGDSEPMDVERRHSRSRSGPRSQSRSRSRSRSRQRFP, via the coding sequence ATGAGCAAGCCCGACCTCGTCTACGCCGACGAACGGCGCTTCCTGGATGAGCGCGgttcctcggcctcgcttGCGCCTAATGGCGAGAACCCCGCCACGATCATGGAGAAGGCCGTGCGCGAACGAATCGTCGACTCGTATTTCTATAAGGAGCAGTGCTTCGCAGTCAACGaggccgacatcgtcgaccgcgtcgtcgagcatGTCACTTTTGTTGGCGGCACCTACGGCGTCACCCAGAAGCCTACGCCGTTCCTGTGCCTGGCCTtcaagctgctgcagctcgcGCCCTCGGACGACGTGCTCGAGGCctacctcggcctcggcggcgagaagtTCAAGTACCTGCGCGCGCTGGCGTGCTTCTACGTCCGCATGACGAGGAAGGCGCGGGACGTCTACCTCCTGCTCGAGCCGTTCCTCGAGGACCGGAGGAAGCTGAGGCGCAAGGGCCGCCAGGGGACGAGCCTGACGTACATGGACgacttcgtcgacgacctgctgACCAAGACGAGGGTCTGCGCGACGAGCTTCAGGGAGCTGCCCAAGAGGTCCGACCTGGTGGACCTggacgagctggaggagagaatTAGTCCGTTGGGGGacatcgacgagctgctggaggaggaggacgagagggaggcaaaggagagggaggaggctGACGCGAGAGAGAACGGCGCGGACGAGTCGGACGGAGAGATTGTCGAGGACAGGAGCGGCGACAGCGAGCCGATGGACGTGGAGAGGCGGCATTCAAGATCGCGGTCAGGACCACGGTCGCAGTCGAGGTCGCGGTCGAGGTCACGAAGCAGGCAACGGTTCCCTTGA
- a CDS encoding TATA-binding protein-associated phosphoprotein, whose translation MSDHDLAGNDDLSLPKATVQKIVTEILPPSAGVAFSKEARDLLIECCVEFITLISSEANEISEKEAKKTIACDHITKALEQLGFADYVPAVLEAAAEHKEVQKGREKKANKFANSQIPLEELERMQREAFEDAANRHA comes from the exons ATGTCGGATCACGACCTTGCCG GTAACGATGACTTGTCCTTACCCAAGG CCACTGTTCAAAAGATCGTAACCGAGATCCTTCCGCcctccgccggcgtcgccttCTCAAAAGAGGCCCGCGACCTGCTCATAGAGTGCTGCGTTGAGTTTATCACCCTCATCTCCTCGGAGGCCAACGAGATTTCGGAGAAGGAAGCCAAGAAGACCATCGCCTGCGACCACATCACCAAGGCCCTCGAGCAACTGGGCTTCGCAGACTACGTCCCCGCCGTactcgaggccgccgcagAGCACAAAGAAGTGCAAAAG GGCCGTGAAAAGAAGGCCAACAAGTTTGCCAACAGCCAGATCcccctcgaggagctcgagaggaTGCAGAGAGAGGCGTTTGAGGACGCTGCCAATCGCCACGCTTAG
- a CDS encoding Short-chain dehydrogenase: MRRRWPTLRIHPFRMAQASPAPSFAVQSLFTVREALFSLFSWCICPAGVHFRNSQQLTATPVCAQSTTATTTTMSSSKVIIVTGASRGIGLAIAQHLLKESHKVVLAARSKDQLETLKAAHPGQVEYVAGDLGDLKTIPKIAEAAVKTFGKIDGIVINHGVLEPVTRLADSSIDEWKKAYDINVFSGLALVQASLQELRKSQGCVLWVSSGAATGAYAAWGAYGTSKAAMNHLSAHLAVEEPDITSIAISPGRVDTAMQKVIRDAGGGHMAEKDHSSFVSAFDKGELFKPEQPGNVMARFVVNPEHNLSGMFIKWQAGELSAYQDA; this comes from the exons atgaggcggcggtggcccACTCTACGCATACATCCATTCCGAATGGCGCAAGCCTCTCCCGCTCCATCTTTCGCTGTGCAGAGTTTGTTCACCGTTCGAGAAGccctcttttccctcttttcgTGGTGCATCTGTCCTGCCGGGGTTCATTTCCGAAACAGTCAACAACTGACTGCTACACCAGTTTGTGCACAATCCACCACCgctaccaccaccaccatgtCCTCCTCCAAAGTAATCATCGTGACCGGCGCCAGCCGAGGCATCGGCCTGGCCATCGCTCAGCACCTGCTCAAGGAGTCTCACAAGGTCGTActggcggcgaggtcaaAGGACCAGCTGGAGACTCTGAAGGCCGCTCATCCCGGACAGGTTGAGTACGTTGCGGGCGACTTGGGTGACCTCAAG ACCATCCCGAAGATTGCTGAGGCCGCAGTCAAGACGTTTGGCAAGATtgacggcatcgtcatcaacCACGGCGTGCTGGAGCCCGTCACCCGCCTGGCAGACTCGTCTATCGATGAGTGGAAGAAGGCGTACGACATCAACGTGTTCAGTGGACTTGCGTTG GTGCAAGCGTCTCTGCAAGAGCTGCGCAAGTCCCAGGGCTGCGTCCTATGGGTCTCATCGGGCGCGGCCACGGGCGCGTATGCCGCCTGGGGAGCCTACGGCACCTCCAAGGCCGCCATGAACCATCTCTCCGCACACTTGGCGGTCGAGGAGCCTGACATCACGAGCATCGCTATCAGCCCCGGTCGCGTCGACACTGCCATGCAGAAGGTCATccgggacgccggcggcggacacatggccgagaaggaccACTCGTCCTTCGTGTCTGCATTCGACAAGGGAGAGCTGTTCAAGCCCGAGCAGCCCGGCAACGTCATGGCGCGGTTCGTCGTCAACCCCGAGCACAACCTCTCCGGCATGTTCATCAA GTGGCAAGCCGGCGAGCTTTCAGCGTATCAAGACGCATAG
- a CDS encoding FAD dependent oxidoreductase superfamily yields MSNTVILGSGIIGLSVAYYLADHQPGSTIHLVEPSPELFASASGYAAGFLARDWFPPASAALGAVSFDEHRRLAAEHGGRDAWGWSASTAYSHSAAPTQAHKGDDADWLRNGGSRAAVVEAVETPADDDDDDGCPLWLRREHGDDLQKIGDSGTAGQVDPLRLCRFLLDQCRSAGVHLHHPAVVLSVNADLRGDLASVRIGDTTSSTESDVPCTRLVVAAGAWSPRVFADLFPGASLEVPISSLAGHSLVVRPSTSKKAPQPGCHAIFGTDGAGFSPELFSRVGGDIYIAGVNSSVPLPQLPGQTPVSAAAIAQLKSATERLVDNGDAELEVVRQGLCFRPVTASGTPILTRVPDDRLGGVSTHAGAEGGVFLAAGHGPWGISLGLGTGRVMAEMMQGRKLSADVSRLALT; encoded by the exons ATGAGCAACACCGTGATCCTAGGCTCCGGTATCATAGGCCTCTCGGTCGCCTACTACCTGGCGGACCACCAGCCCGGCTCGACCATCCACCTCGTCGAGCCGTCGCCCGAGCTcttcgcctcggcctcggggtACGCCGCCGGGTTCCTCGCCCGGGACTGGTTCCCGCCCGCGTCCGCCGCGCTCGGGGCCGTGAGCTTCGACGAGCACAGGAGGCTGGCCGCGGAACACGGCGGCAGGGACGCGTGGGGGTGGTCGGCCAGCACGGCGTACAGCCActccgccgcgccgacgcAGGCGCACAAAggggacgacgccgactgGCTACGCAACGGGGGCAGCCGGgcagccgtcgtcgaggccgtcgagactcccgccgacgacgacgacgacgacgggtgCCCGTTGTGGCTGCGCAGAGAGCACGGCGACGACCTCCAGAAGATCGGGGACTCGGGCACGGCAGGCCAAGT TGACCCCCTCCGCCTCTGCCGCTTCCTCCTGGACCAGTGCCGATCCGCCGGCgtccacctccaccacccggccgtcgtcctTTCCGTCAACGCCGACCTCCGCGGCGACCTCGCCTCGGTCCGTATCGGCGAcacgacgtcctcgaccgaGTCCGACGTGCCCTGCActcgcctcgtcgtcgccgccggcgcctggTCCCCGCGCGTCTTCGCTGACCTGTTCCCGGGCGCGTCTCTCGAGGTGCCCATCTCCAGCCTGGCGGGCCACTCCCTCGTCgtgaggccgtcgacgtcgaaaaAAGCGCCGCAACCGGGGTGCCACGCCATCTTCGGAACCGACGGCGCGGGCTTCTCGCCGGAGCTCTTCTCGAGAGTCGGGGGGGACATCTACATCGCCGGCGTGAACTCCTCGGTCCCCCTCCCGCAGCTGCCGGGTCAGacgcccgtctcggccgcAGCCATCGCGCAGCTCAAGAGCGCGACAGAACGCCTTgtcgacaacggcgacgcGGAACTCGAGGTGGTCCGGCAGGGGCTGTGCTTCAGGCCAGTGACGGCCTCGGGGACGCCTATACTCACCCGGGTGCCAGACGACCGGCTCGGCGGCGTTTCAACGCacgccggtgccgagggAGGGGTGTTCCTCGCGGCGGGACACGGGCCGTGGGGCATCAGTCTGGGCCTCGGGACAGGGAGGGTcatggccgagatgatgcAGGGGCGGAAGCTCAGCGCCGATGTATCCAGGCTGGCCCTGACATGA
- a CDS encoding Cytochrome c oxidase assembly protein cox-16, whose amino-acid sequence MAVFSSKKFPSKADTNTFAAQYRAQMAKRPFLLFGLPFVAVMIAGSFVLTPATAIRYEKHDRRVRQVTRDEELNMRRSARKVDMKEEYYRLAAKDIDNWEQKRVKRFKGEHDGIIGE is encoded by the exons ATGGCTGTCTTCAGTAGCAAGAAGTTCCCGTCCAAGGCGGACACCAACACATTTGCTGCCCAGTACCGGGCCCAGATGGCCAAGCGGCCGTTTCTGCTGTTCGGCCTGCCCTTCGTCGCTGTCATGATAGCCGGCTCCTTCGTCTTGACGCCCGCCACAGCCATCCGGTACGAAAAGCATGACAGGCGCGTGCGCCAGGTGACCAGAGACGAAGAGCTGAATATGCGACGGTCGGCGCGCAAGGTCGACATGAAGGAAGAATACTAC CGGCTTGCGGCCAAGGACATCGACAACTGGGAGCAGAAGCGTGTCAAGCGGTTCAAGGGCGAACacgacggcatcatcggcgaGTAG